One part of the Lysobacterales bacterium genome encodes these proteins:
- a CDS encoding fumarylacetoacetate hydrolase family protein, producing the protein MKLASLKEGGRDGSLIVVNRELSRAVRVPQIAPTLQRALEDWSVTAPRLNAVYEQLQSGADSVEGQAVFAFDTAALAAPLPRAYEFVDGSAYLPHVERVRRARGASVPESFYVDPLMYHAVGAGFYGPNDPVRVPDEAFGIDLEAEVVVVTDDVPMGVSAEAAASHIQLIGLINDVSLRNLIPDELAKGFGFLQSKPRSTLSPVFVTPDELGEDWRDSKVHLPLLSHINGEWFGAPEAGVDMQFSFAQLIAHAAKTRPLVAGSIVGSGTVANEDEGKGASCLAEKRMLEIIRDGKPSTPFMKFGDRVRIEMLDRAGSSIFGAIDQVMEKG; encoded by the coding sequence ATGAAACTCGCAAGCCTCAAGGAAGGCGGCCGCGACGGCAGCCTGATCGTCGTCAATCGTGAGCTGAGCCGTGCCGTGCGCGTGCCGCAGATCGCGCCGACCCTGCAGCGCGCGCTGGAAGACTGGAGCGTGACCGCGCCGCGCTTGAACGCCGTATACGAGCAGCTGCAGTCGGGCGCCGACAGCGTCGAAGGGCAGGCCGTGTTCGCGTTCGACACCGCCGCGCTGGCCGCGCCGCTGCCGCGCGCCTACGAATTCGTCGACGGCTCGGCCTACCTGCCGCACGTCGAGCGCGTGCGCCGCGCCCGCGGCGCCAGCGTGCCCGAGAGCTTCTACGTCGATCCGCTGATGTACCACGCGGTCGGTGCCGGCTTTTACGGCCCGAATGATCCGGTGCGCGTGCCTGATGAGGCCTTCGGCATCGACCTAGAAGCCGAGGTCGTGGTGGTCACCGACGATGTGCCGATGGGCGTGTCGGCCGAAGCCGCTGCGAGCCACATCCAGCTGATCGGGCTGATCAACGACGTCAGCTTGCGCAACCTGATTCCGGACGAGCTCGCCAAGGGTTTCGGCTTCCTGCAATCGAAGCCGCGCTCGACCCTGTCGCCGGTGTTCGTGACCCCGGACGAGCTGGGCGAGGACTGGCGGGACAGCAAGGTCCACCTGCCGCTGCTCAGCCATATCAACGGCGAGTGGTTCGGCGCGCCCGAGGCCGGCGTCGACATGCAGTTCAGCTTTGCCCAGCTGATCGCCCATGCCGCGAAGACCCGCCCGCTGGTGGCCGGCAGCATCGTCGGCTCCGGCACCGTGGCCAACGAGGATGAAGGCAAGGGCGCCTCGTGCCTTGCCGAGAAGCGCATGCTCGAAATCATCCGCGACGGCAAGCCCAGCACGCCCTTCATGAAGTTTGGCGATCGCGTGCGCATCGAGATGCTTGATCGCGCGGGCAGCTCGATCTTTGGCGCAATCGACCAGGTGATGGAGAAAGGCTGA
- the maiA gene encoding maleylacetoacetate isomerase gives MSEMLSLYSYWRSSAAYRVRIALHLKGLAYAQRPVHLLNNGGEQRSAEFRSINPQALVPVLLDGERAIRQSLAIIEYLDEAFPAVPLLPAMARDRARVRSLAQLIACDVHPLANLRVQQYLERELGVDQAAREAWSRHWIAEGLAAFEALVCDNPSTGEFCEGEMPSLADCCLIPQIYNARRLHMDLSPFPTLLRIEGNCLALQGFQQAAPERQPDAPPSC, from the coding sequence ATGAGCGAGATGCTGAGCCTCTACAGCTACTGGCGCTCAAGCGCCGCCTACCGGGTGCGAATTGCCCTGCACCTGAAGGGCCTGGCCTACGCGCAGAGGCCGGTCCATCTGCTCAACAACGGCGGTGAGCAGCGCAGCGCAGAGTTTCGTTCGATCAACCCGCAGGCGCTGGTGCCGGTGCTGTTGGACGGCGAGCGCGCGATTCGTCAGTCCCTGGCGATCATCGAGTACCTCGACGAGGCATTCCCCGCAGTTCCTCTGCTACCAGCGATGGCGCGCGATCGCGCGCGCGTGCGCAGCTTGGCCCAGCTCATCGCCTGCGATGTGCATCCGCTCGCCAACCTGCGCGTGCAGCAGTACCTGGAGCGCGAGCTTGGCGTTGACCAGGCCGCCCGCGAAGCCTGGTCGCGGCATTGGATCGCCGAGGGCCTCGCCGCCTTCGAGGCCTTGGTTTGCGACAACCCCTCGACCGGCGAGTTCTGCGAGGGCGAGATGCCTTCTCTGGCGGACTGCTGCTTGATCCCGCAGATCTACAACGCCCGTCGTTTGCACATGGACCTGTCGCCGTTCCCGACTTTGCTGCGGATCGAAGGCAACTGTCTGGCCCTGCAGGGCTTCCAGCAGGCCGCGCCGGAGCGGCAGCCGGATGCGCCGCCCAGCTGTTGA